The genomic segment GTTCGGATTGGCACTGTCCGTGTACGGAGCGTCGGGCTGTGCCGAAAACTGAATACCGTTACTGAACGGGTTGAAATAGGAGCAGTTCCCGGTTCCTGGAGATACGCCGCCGGGTATGGCCCCGAGGGCGAGTCCTGAAGGCGCATTCCTGTCCGGTACGACCCCGACGCCGCAATTCGGTCCCCCGTACCCGCGGAAAGCGAGGAATTTCCGATATGCGTATTCCGCGGGTTGACGTACCGTGCCCTTCGTATCGGAGTAGGAAATACCCAGGTCGTAGCTCAAACTGGACTCGCCGATCGGACCCGTGAGAGAGCCTGCCAGGCGTCGGGTACGGGACTCCCTGCTCTGAACCCGTCCGGGTCCGGCGTTTCCGACCAGTCGGCCGAAGAAGTACCAGGGCTGGTCGCCGGTCAGGTCCAGCGTGACCCCGGCTGAATTCGTATAGGTGGGGTTTTGCTCCACAAAGGCCACCCGGCCTGGGTGGTCGGCGCGCACCTGCTGCACGCCGTCGTAAAAGGCGATGGGAGGAAAGGACGGCGTGGTCTCCCATTCGGGTACCCGGGCATCGTGGTAGAGCGCTTCCAGGTGATAAGTCGTCTCGCCGATCGAGCCGTTCAACTCGGCGAAACCCCGGGTGTGCTGGAGTTTTTCGATGATGCTGTCCCAGGGCTGATAGCGGAACCGGCACGTACTGGCGCCGACCTGGTATCCGCCCAGGCCCTCGCAGCCCGGATCCACGAATCGCGGCTCCCCGGCCAGTATGCTTTCGTCCGTCTGCAGTCCGTCCGGTATGATGAACGCGCCCGGATTGCCGTACCAGGACCAACCCCATCCGAAGTTTGGAAAGGGGCGCAGCGCCCAGTCCCGCTCTTCGGCGCGCAGGTTGCCTCGACGCTTGTGTTCCAGGGATACGACCAGGTTGGAATCACCGACTTTGCCGCCCCAGATCCCGCCCAGCAGGGCGTCTCCGCCCGAGTCGAAATAGTCATAGGACACATCCAGCTCAAAACCCTCGAAATTGCTTCGCGTGATAAAGTTGGCGACGCCCGCTATCGCATCCGATCCGTACACGGCCCCCGCGCCTTCCTTCAGGATATCCAACCGTTCGATGGAGATGGACGGAAACGCGTTCACGTCGACGAACCGGCCCCCGACGAGCCGGCCGGGTACGTAGGTCTGCCGCCGGCCGTTGAGCAGCACCAGCGTGCGCGAAGCGCCCAGGCCGCGGAGGTTTACGTTCGCCACGGTTTCAGGGATGTCTCCCGACTGCGCGTTGTACCAGCTGTTGGCCTCTCCAATGACCCCGTTACTAGCACTCAGATTCTTGAACAGGTCGACCATGGACGGCGACCCTTGTTCGGCCAGCGCTTCGCGGTCGATTCGGGCGACGGCATAGGGGAGTTCGATCGGGGTTTCCCGTACCGCCGTGCCCGTCACGACGACCGCTTCCGCTTCGATTACGGGCAGCATGAAGAGGGAGTCAATCTCCGCTTCCTCCTGCTGATCTGCGGACACTGTGGAGCATGGCATCCCGGCCAGGCAGAGCCAGCCGAATACCATCAAGGCGAACGAACGCCTGTTCGATGTGGACATGAGAGGCCGCCTGTATCTTTGAGTTTTAGTGATATTTGGAATTTCAAGCGAACGGGAATTGGGCAGTTAGTATATGTTGATAATCCCATTATGTCAAGGTATTTTAAGGACTTATGCATATGTTACGAAATATCACAATACACGGAGTAAATACATATGCCCGTTCAACCTCGCCTTCTCAGATGCAGGCACCAGAACAGGGGCGGAAGGGCGTACACGTCGCCGCGCCCCTCCACGTACCGCTTCTGCTGGTCGGCCGGCGAATCGTTGCGGGCGACGTCCCATTTGCCGCCGGCGTTGAAGTCGGTTTCCACCGCGGTCGGATCGAAAGACGTGATCATGGGTTCGCCCAGCCTGCCTACGTAATTCTTCAAGCGCACGGCCAGGGAACGTTCTTCCTCCGGAATGCTGTTCGTCTCGGCGAGGTAGTCGAAGACGATCTCCGAACCGGGGCAGGTTATCCCGGCCACTTTATTCATCGTGTCCTGTATCGCATCCCGGGACAGGTAGTACGTCACGCCCAGCCAGTTGAAGAAGGAACGTTTCTCCGGGGCGAATCCATGGGCAATCAGCCGGTCCGCGAGGTCGTCTTTTTCGAAATCGATGGGGATCAGCCTCAGACTGTCCGGCAACGCCAGTCCGGCGGCCTCGGCCCGTTCCCGTTTCAGGGCGATCGTGGAAGCGAGATCGATTTCGTAGATGGTCACTTCGAGCCGGGGATGACGCAAGGCGAACGTATCGTAGCCGGAACCGAGTATGACGTACTGCCCCACGCCGTCTTCGATCGCCGCCAGCAGGCAGTCTTCGGTGAAACGGGCCCGGGTCAACGGCTGGGTGGTGATCGGCATGAGCCTTCGCAGTACGATTTTGGAAACGAAGGCGTCGCGCAACCTGGATCCGAGGATCCGTTTCCACCGTTTGCTCAGAAACCGGAACGCGAAGGGATCGTGGAAGATGTAGGGCGGTTTGTGCCGGAGGAGGTGCCGGGCGCGGCTTACCGCCACGAGTTCGGCGGTCCGGCTTCCGTGAGTCTGGACCTGGCCGGTGTGCTGATCAGCCATAAGAGGTATCAGTCCACCCGGTTCAGGTTCCGAAGGCCTCGATGGCGCCTTCCAGCGTATCGTGGACGGCGAAAACGGTCGTCAACTTGGTCATCTGCAGGAGGCTGCTGACGCTGCGCGTCACGCGCGCGAGCTTCAGGTCGCCTCCCACCTTCTGCATGCGGGTATAGGCGCGAATGAGCAGTCCCAGCCCCGAACTGTCGATCCAGTACACTTTGCTCAGATCGAAGATGATCTTCCTGGAACCATGGTCGGCCAGCCGGTTGATGCGTTCGCTCAGGGCGTCGGTGTCCCTTCCCTCGGCCATGCGGCCGCTCAGTTCCAGCACCGTAACGTCCCCGTGTTTGATTTCTCTGACTTTCACAAAATCCTGCCTCTCTCAAGCGGAACCATCTTCACAATACGCTGGCGCTGTCGCACGCGAAACAAACGGCTTCAGGAATGATATACCTAAGTGTGGTGGGGTACTGACACTGATAGGGCGCTCCGCAGGTCAGGACCGGTAAGCCAGCCGACCGCGGATTCGCTTTTTCTGCCGGATGTCATTCCGGGGAATGAATCCGGTCTATGTCTTGCTGAAATTCGACTTAGATAATATACTGGCTTTAATTACCTGTCAAGACGATTTTACGGGTGTTTCCAATAAACCGGATGCCTGAACAGGACGCCAAACGATGTGCTTCCAATGAAGTCCGACAGACGGCCGTACATCCTGCTGAATTACGCCTTGAGCCTGGATGGCAAGCTAACCACGGAGCAACGCGATCCGGTTCGCTTCACGAGCAGAATCGACCGCGGGTTGATGGACGAGATCAGGGCGGACGCCGATGCCGTGCTCATCGGCGCCGGTACGCTCCGCGCGGAAGATCCGCCGGTCAGGATCAAGTCCGCCCGGCGGCGGGAGGAACGCAGGCGCAAGGGCAAATCGCCCCATCCGGTCTCGGTGATCCTGTCCCGGTCCATGCGACTGCCAGGCGCAGGAAGATACTGGGTAGACGGCCAGGTCGAACGGATCATCGCGACGACAGAGCAGGCGAAGGACGAACAGGTCCGTCCGTTTCAGGATCTGGCCGAAGTGATCCGGGTGGGCCGGACCACCGTGGATCTCCACGAGTTATGCCGGATGCTGGTCAACCGCGGCATAGACCGGTTGCTCGTCGAAGGCGGAGGCGAGGTCAACATGGCCTTTTGGGAGGCCGGGCTGGTGGACGAGGTGTACCTGACCCTGTGTCCCGTCGTGATCGGCGGCAGCACCGCTCCGACGGCGGCGGACGGCAAGGGCTTTGCCAGCGATCGATTCCGCAGGCTCAGGCTGATCGAGTCCAGGCGGGTCGGCCAGGAGTTGTTCCTGAGATACCGGGCGGTGCGGTCGAAACCGTAGCCCGCGTGGCATCCGGCTGGTCCAAATCACTCGAGGACGTGCACCTTGATCCGGACGGACCCGTCCTGCACGGTCAGGGTGGATTCGGCCAGGTTCAGCGGGACGTTGACGGGACCTCCCTCCACGCTTTCGGGTTCCAGCGTCACGTCCAGCCTCGAAGGTTTGAGTCCTTCCCAGGTCCCCCAGTAGATGTCGATGAAGAGACCGATGCCGAGGGTGAGAAGGATGTCGGCGACGATGACCGAGGGCAGCTTGACCTTCTGCAGGACGATCCACTTCGTCTCGTAACCCGGCTTGGTGATCTCCACCAGGTGGGACTCGTTCCGGGGAAGTTCGATCGTGAACGGGTTCGTGTCCCGGTCGATGCGGTCCGGGATCTTGATCCGGGCGTCCGCTGGGGTCACGTTGATCTCCACTTTCTGGGTGTCGCCCAAAAACACCCGTCCACATCCGGCGGTGAAGACGAGCAGAAGACATAACATCAAGCGCCGCATCGATTTCCTCCGATTGTACTAAGACCGTATTTCATTTCGTTATATGGGATATGAAGCACATCACGTCCAGCTCGTGTAGGGCGGCAGCGGCCAGTTCGCTTTCCCGCCAATGGCCAGCGCCTGTTTCCGTTCGTCGGCAGTCAACGGGGGGACGCCGTCCGCTCCCGCGTTCTCTTCCAGCTGCGCCCGGTTTTTGGCGCCGGGTATCACCGAGGTCACGCCTGGCGTGTCCAGCACGAACCTGAGCGCCGCCTGCACCATGGTGCGCTTTCCGCCTTTCGCCAGGAAGGAGAGCTCCGAGAGCTTCTGCAGCGCGGACCGTATCCGGGGATTGTCGAAACGCTCGTACCGGCGGTCCTGTGGATCGAGCCCGGATAATGAGTCGAAATACTTACCGGTCAGCGCACCCTGGGCGAGCGGCACGCGGATGAGCGTCCCCAGGTTATATGCTTCCGCGAACTTCAGCCCCGGCTGTCCCACCGGATTTACGATACTGTAGCCGATCTGGGCCATCGAAAGATCGCCCAGCGCCATCAGGGCCCTCATGACATCGGTTTCGTAGGTCGAGATGCCGAAACACCGTATCCTGCCCGATTCAACCAGCCGTGTCAACGCCTCCACGATTGCCGGCATGGCGGCCTCGTCCGGTTCGCCGTGCAACTGGTAGATGTCGATATAGTCGGTCCGCAGTCTTTCCAGGCTTCCTTCGCAGTTCTTCGCGATGTACCGCTGTAACGGCTCCTCCGGGTCGTCGGACCGAGGCGCGACCTTGGTGGCGACCACGTAGCGGTCCCGCCTGTCCCGGAGCGCCCGGCCGATGATCCGTTCGCTGTGGCCGGCGCCGTACCCGTTGGCCGTGTCGAGCAGGTTGATGCCGAGGGATTCCGCGTGTTGTATAGTGGCGATGGACTCCTCGTCGTCGATACCCGACCAGTTCGCCCCGCCGGTCATCCCTGCCATGGGCCAGCAGCCCAGGCCGACGGACGAGACCTCGATCCCGGTTTTTCCCAGTACGCGGTACTCCACTCAGCTAACGTCCCTTCGGCGACAAAGTTTCAATATCGGCCGAGCGTCCTCGCCGCTCAGCGAGGAGACAGCGTGAGCCGGTGCCCCGCGAGTGCTTCCACCGCCTCCCGGCTGAATGCCAGCTGGAGATAGTCGTCGTTCCCCCAGGTCTCCAGCAGGCTGCCGTAGTAGGGGCTCCCGGGCTGGCCCGACTGGCCCGGCGTGATGATGAAGACCGACCGGTCCCAGTCTTCCGTGTCCAGGATGTGCCGGAAGCTCACCGAGGTGGCGGCGATGGTGCCGAACCCGCCCGACCGCTCCACGGCGGGCAGGGAGAAGGCATCGGACAGGAGATGGGTGAAGGGGCTCTTCTGCAGGCGTCCGTACCGCCACTCACCCCAGTCCTCGCCCAGCTCCGACTTCAGCCGGTCCACGGTCTTGCGCAGGCCGGCTTCCACGAGCGGCCGGCGTTCGTCGGCCGGCGTCTCCGGGTCGTAGGCGGCGGCTTCGGCTTCGCCCCGCCACCGGTACCAGACTGCCGCGCCGGCTCTGTCGCGGTCCAGGACACCGTTCCAGTCGGCTACGAGCGCACGGGCCCGTTCGACTTCCGCATCGTCCGACGTCCAGCCCTGAAACGAGGGTATATCCGCCTCGGCCCTCAGCGAATAGGCGTCCAGCTGGATGCGCTTGTGGTCGTCAATGGTGTACTTGCGGTTCGGTTGCAACAGCTGCTTCATGCGCTCGATCCGGGAGTATTCGACGCCTCTCGAGGAGTGGAACATGACCGGGCGTCCCGTGTAGTCCGGCGGATGGGAATCGTTATTGGCCGTCCCGACCCAGCCGCGCTGGGGATTGTACTCCCGGGGCAGGTCTTCCCGGAACCCTCGCCACTCGTACCGCCCGTCGCCGGGGACCGGCAACCGGCCGTTCCAGCCTTCACGGTCCGGCGTGAGGGCCGATACCTGGAAGGCAATGTTGCCCTCCACGTCACCGAATACCAGGTTGTGCGTCGGCACCTTCCAGAACATGGCCCGTTCGAAAAAGTCTTCCGCGCTCTCGGCCTGGGCCATGCGGAAGCATCCCAGGTACGGCGCGGTGCCGGGCTCGTGGGTGATGGAACGCACGGCATAGACCACCCCGTTATCCGGATCTTCGTAGAACACGGGACCGTGGCGGCTGTACTTCAGCACGACTCCCCGCGGCTCTTCGCCCTTCACCGGGATCTCCTCCGTGATGACGCGCAGGGGTTCCCATCCGCCCTGCCACCGGACCATGTCGGGCTGCTCAGGGTGGAGCTCCTCTACGTACACGTCGTTCACGTCGACCCCCGCGAAGGTGTATCCCCACGCGACCCGGTCGTTGTGTCCGGCGGTCACGCCCACGAAGGGCGGCTCGCTGGCCCCGATTACGTTCCAGCCCGGGGCGTTCAGATGGGAATAGTAGCGCAGCGAGGGGTTCTCGAGGCGGCGGTGGGGGTCGTTGACCACCATGACCTGGCCCGTGATGGACAGAGCGCCGCTCACGGCCCAGTTGTTGCTTCCGATCTCGAGCAGCTGCTCTTCGGTGGGCGCCTCTGCCTGGCGGTCCGGGGGTACCAGTCCGGAATACGGTTCCACGAGCTCGAGTTGTGGCAGGCGGCCGGGTACCAGGGGATCGCCCTCCCCTTTCCGCATTGCGGCTACGATGTCCTCGTGGACGAGGTTCACGTCCAGGCCCTCCGGTACCACGAGATCATCCCAGGGCAGGGGCGCCGCGCGGTGATTGGCCTCCTCGACGCCCAGTTCCGCCACGGACCGGGCCAGCCGGATCTCGTCCCCGGCGTCGTTGCCCGCGCTCGGGAAGAAGAGCCCGGTCCAGCGCCGCACCACCGTCTCCTTCGTCCACCGGCCGGGCTGGATGCCCGTCAGCCTGAACTCCACCGGCAGATTGTCGGCGTGCGTGTCGATATAGGCGTTTACGCCGTTCGCATAGGCCGTGAAGATGCGTTCGCCCTCGGCGTGGTAGCTGGTCCACTCCCGTTCGTCGAAGGGACCGCGGTACATCATGAGCCGCGTCCGGGCGTCGTAGTCGAAGGCCTCGGGACCGAAGATCTCCGCGAGACGGCCTTCCCGCCACCGGCGCCAGAGCTCCATCTGCCACAGGCGGTCCTGGGCCATCACGTAACCCTGGGCAAAGAAGAGGTCATCCGTATTCTGCGCGTAGATGTGAGGTATGCCGTGGCGGTCCCGGATCACCTCGACGGGCTCCCGCAGTCCTTCCAGGGTCAGTTCCCCTTCGATCTGGGAGATGGACGTGCGGGCCAGGGACATGAGCTGTTCGTCTGAATCCACGGTGTCCGCCTCCTCGCCGCAGCCCATGGCCAACAGGGGAATCACAACGAGCGCGACAATGAACTGCATGTAATGAGTATACGACATAAAGGGCTCCTCCTGCTTACTCGCCGCCGAGTTGCTCAGTGCGTATCCAGGCCAGTTCTACAAGGTCATGAGGTCGCGAAAAACCGAAAAGTCGCCGGCGACCATTCAATGGCATCCTATCATGCGGTCGCCCGGATGTCAAGAAACTGACTGGAGGGCCAGTCACGCAACTCGGTTCAGTCGCGCAGTTCCGCCCGGATGCGGTCGGCCAGCCTCATCGTCTCGACGGCTTCGTCCAGACCCGCCGCGGGCAGTCCTACCGGCCGATCTTCCTTGATGCACTCGATCAGGAAGCGGGCCTGTTCGGCGGTGCCGGCGGACTCCACTTCGTCGAACACCTCGGTCTTGCCGTCGCGTTGTACCACGGCTTTCCTGACGCCTTCCAGGTAGGCCGAGCAGTCCCGGCCATGGATTTCGTAGCGCTCCAGCCGGGCATCCGTCGTGAAATTGGCCGTGAGCTGGGCCACGCAACCGTTCTCGAAGCGGATGAGCGCGGCGTAAACATCGACGAAAGGCGAATTGGTCCTGCGGGCGACGGCGTGCAGCTCGGCGATGGGGGAACTGCCGGCCAGGGAACGGGTCAGGTCGATGGCATGGATCGGCGTCTCGTAAATGAAGTTGTCCAGAAGGTGGTCCGGGAAGCCCCGATCGCGCAAGCCTGTCATGCTCTTGTGGAACTCCGCCACGATCTGGGTGATGGGCCCCCGCTCCTCAACCAGGCCGCGCGCCTTGCAGATCAGCGAATGGAACCGCCGGTTCCACCCGACCAGCACCTTCGCGCCGGACGCGTTGGCGGCGTCGCGAAGCCCCTCCGTTTCCGCGCCGGACAGCCCGGGCGGTTTTTCGA from the Gemmatimonadota bacterium genome contains:
- a CDS encoding STAS domain-containing protein; translated protein: MKVREIKHGDVTVLELSGRMAEGRDTDALSERINRLADHGSRKIIFDLSKVYWIDSSGLGLLIRAYTRMQKVGGDLKLARVTRSVSSLLQMTKLTTVFAVHDTLEGAIEAFGT
- a CDS encoding Gfo/Idh/MocA family oxidoreductase, which translates into the protein MSRRQLSLHFATAPRSLPGVQEMPETVLNAALIGCGGRGRGHLETLKTFDDLRFAAVCDPVEELRDRAADENAVPRRYEDIGDMLAKEELDLAVIATPAHLNGQCALPVIQAGVHTLLEKPPGLSGAETEGLRDAANASGAKVLVGWNRRFHSLICKARGLVEERGPITQIVAEFHKSMTGLRDRGFPDHLLDNFIYETPIHAIDLTRSLAGSSPIAELHAVARRTNSPFVDVYAALIRFENGCVAQLTANFTTDARLERYEIHGRDCSAYLEGVRKAVVQRDGKTEVFDEVESAGTAEQARFLIECIKEDRPVGLPAAGLDEAVETMRLADRIRAELRD
- a CDS encoding penicillin acylase family protein encodes the protein MSYTHYMQFIVALVVIPLLAMGCGEEADTVDSDEQLMSLARTSISQIEGELTLEGLREPVEVIRDRHGIPHIYAQNTDDLFFAQGYVMAQDRLWQMELWRRWREGRLAEIFGPEAFDYDARTRLMMYRGPFDEREWTSYHAEGERIFTAYANGVNAYIDTHADNLPVEFRLTGIQPGRWTKETVVRRWTGLFFPSAGNDAGDEIRLARSVAELGVEEANHRAAPLPWDDLVVPEGLDVNLVHEDIVAAMRKGEGDPLVPGRLPQLELVEPYSGLVPPDRQAEAPTEEQLLEIGSNNWAVSGALSITGQVMVVNDPHRRLENPSLRYYSHLNAPGWNVIGASEPPFVGVTAGHNDRVAWGYTFAGVDVNDVYVEELHPEQPDMVRWQGGWEPLRVITEEIPVKGEEPRGVVLKYSRHGPVFYEDPDNGVVYAVRSITHEPGTAPYLGCFRMAQAESAEDFFERAMFWKVPTHNLVFGDVEGNIAFQVSALTPDREGWNGRLPVPGDGRYEWRGFREDLPREYNPQRGWVGTANNDSHPPDYTGRPVMFHSSRGVEYSRIERMKQLLQPNRKYTIDDHKRIQLDAYSLRAEADIPSFQGWTSDDAEVERARALVADWNGVLDRDRAGAAVWYRWRGEAEAAAYDPETPADERRPLVEAGLRKTVDRLKSELGEDWGEWRYGRLQKSPFTHLLSDAFSLPAVERSGGFGTIAATSVSFRHILDTEDWDRSVFIITPGQSGQPGSPYYGSLLETWGNDDYLQLAFSREAVEALAGHRLTLSPR
- a CDS encoding class I SAM-dependent methyltransferase, whose amino-acid sequence is MADQHTGQVQTHGSRTAELVAVSRARHLLRHKPPYIFHDPFAFRFLSKRWKRILGSRLRDAFVSKIVLRRLMPITTQPLTRARFTEDCLLAAIEDGVGQYVILGSGYDTFALRHPRLEVTIYEIDLASTIALKRERAEAAGLALPDSLRLIPIDFEKDDLADRLIAHGFAPEKRSFFNWLGVTYYLSRDAIQDTMNKVAGITCPGSEIVFDYLAETNSIPEEERSLAVRLKNYVGRLGEPMITSFDPTAVETDFNAGGKWDVARNDSPADQQKRYVEGRGDVYALPPLFWCLHLRRRG
- a CDS encoding aldo/keto reductase, which codes for MEYRVLGKTGIEVSSVGLGCWPMAGMTGGANWSGIDDEESIATIQHAESLGINLLDTANGYGAGHSERIIGRALRDRRDRYVVATKVAPRSDDPEEPLQRYIAKNCEGSLERLRTDYIDIYQLHGEPDEAAMPAIVEALTRLVESGRIRCFGISTYETDVMRALMALGDLSMAQIGYSIVNPVGQPGLKFAEAYNLGTLIRVPLAQGALTGKYFDSLSGLDPQDRRYERFDNPRIRSALQKLSELSFLAKGGKRTMVQAALRFVLDTPGVTSVIPGAKNRAQLEENAGADGVPPLTADERKQALAIGGKANWPLPPYTSWT
- a CDS encoding 2,5-diamino-6-(ribosylamino)-4(3H)-pyrimidinone 5'-phosphate reductase → MKSDRRPYILLNYALSLDGKLTTEQRDPVRFTSRIDRGLMDEIRADADAVLIGAGTLRAEDPPVRIKSARRREERRRKGKSPHPVSVILSRSMRLPGAGRYWVDGQVERIIATTEQAKDEQVRPFQDLAEVIRVGRTTVDLHELCRMLVNRGIDRLLVEGGGEVNMAFWEAGLVDEVYLTLCPVVIGGSTAPTAADGKGFASDRFRRLRLIESRRVGQELFLRYRAVRSKP
- a CDS encoding TonB-dependent receptor plug domain-containing protein, producing MSTSNRRSFALMVFGWLCLAGMPCSTVSADQQEEAEIDSLFMLPVIEAEAVVVTGTAVRETPIELPYAVARIDREALAEQGSPSMVDLFKNLSASNGVIGEANSWYNAQSGDIPETVANVNLRGLGASRTLVLLNGRRQTYVPGRLVGGRFVDVNAFPSISIERLDILKEGAGAVYGSDAIAGVANFITRSNFEGFELDVSYDYFDSGGDALLGGIWGGKVGDSNLVVSLEHKRRGNLRAEERDWALRPFPNFGWGWSWYGNPGAFIIPDGLQTDESILAGEPRFVDPGCEGLGGYQVGASTCRFRYQPWDSIIEKLQHTRGFAELNGSIGETTYHLEALYHDARVPEWETTPSFPPIAFYDGVQQVRADHPGRVAFVEQNPTYTNSAGVTLDLTGDQPWYFFGRLVGNAGPGRVQSRESRTRRLAGSLTGPIGESSLSYDLGISYSDTKGTVRQPAEYAYRKFLAFRGYGGPNCGVGVVPDRNAPSGLALGAIPGGVSPGTGNCSYFNPFSNGIQFSAQPDAPYTDSANPNYRADLAHSAELIDWINEKVATTSEASLLSMEAILNGVIKEGVASYATGYQLRRVDVSAVPNAPGDLSQNPCRIPGDRSCAIQTGSFTFTSGIHPYEANQTTHAVFAELALKPNEWLDSQAALHFEDYGFANSLDPKISLRAQVNDFLALRGTVQTTFRTPSVDDLNTDVVIYTDYVGPTGAWKAIENRGVEDLEPEEALTYNLGVILENDTGFELTVDYWNFDFNNPIGVIPHSALAAAYVDESTRAAVQDRIYCPGNRNDGSCAPGDMERIRINHINWPGLKTSGIDWHIGGRQVLGSGAIDAHLDGSYTLDYTIEPLMHNGVEIVAENEAVGFLNLTNPLAPPLPPLRLNATVGYHWSDYSAIARGHYISSYENGDYWFDTGPSGEDWTRIGSFLTFDMNFQWRIPDTGVVATLTLFNLLDEAPPYVNQELAFDALTHDPKGRRIKLGLTYSFR